From a region of the Thalassospira sp. TSL5-1 genome:
- a CDS encoding cupin domain-containing protein, with product MPDASLANLFAALPDAKNSEIFDEILRSPCLRIERIVSRGQSSPETGWYDQQPAEWVILLTGSAEIVFEGEDNGHVLKPGDHLYIPPGCRHRVAWTEKDTDTVWLAVFFDGRGVHYNAA from the coding sequence ATGCCCGACGCATCACTGGCAAATCTTTTTGCCGCACTTCCAGATGCCAAAAACAGCGAAATCTTCGACGAAATCCTGCGCTCTCCGTGCTTGCGGATCGAACGCATTGTGTCACGCGGCCAATCCTCGCCCGAAACTGGCTGGTATGACCAACAACCGGCCGAATGGGTGATCCTGCTGACTGGCAGTGCCGAAATTGTGTTTGAAGGCGAAGATAACGGCCATGTCCTGAAACCCGGCGACCATCTTTACATCCCGCCCGGATGCCGCCACCGGGTTGCCTGGACAGAAAAAGATACCGACACCGTCTGGCTGGCCGTATTTTTTGACGGACGTGGCGTACATTACAACGCCGCCTGA
- a CDS encoding GAF domain-containing protein — protein MRATAKGMDTMLGQMRDVTDIIAATALRYYPDGGERIYSTHPDRFPDAGFKRFEDAPTMARVRDAKAPVLTNGLEALQAGFPDWQRIVDGGCDAIVNIPVRAPSGEVLGQLNLMARAGRFSTETLARLQTIADQNASCFLDQTSREIL, from the coding sequence ATGAGGGCGACGGCAAAGGGGATGGATACGATGCTGGGTCAAATGCGCGATGTGACAGACATCATCGCGGCAACGGCCCTGCGGTATTACCCCGACGGAGGCGAACGGATTTACTCGACCCATCCGGATCGTTTTCCGGATGCCGGTTTCAAGCGATTTGAGGATGCACCGACAATGGCGCGCGTTCGCGATGCCAAGGCCCCGGTATTAACTAACGGGCTGGAGGCATTGCAGGCCGGTTTTCCGGACTGGCAAAGAATTGTCGATGGGGGGTGTGACGCGATCGTCAATATTCCGGTTCGCGCACCGTCTGGCGAAGTGCTGGGACAGCTTAATTTGATGGCGCGGGCAGGGCGGTTTTCGACAGAAACCCTTGCCCGCCTGCAAACGATCGCAGATCAAAATGCGTCATGCTTTTTGGATCAGACTTCAAGGGAGATACTCTGA
- a CDS encoding extracellular solute-binding protein, with protein MANLTRRSFLATAAALSAVSMVPGKLMAQTNDVVVGTWGGTFGDLLKANVDETVMKSAGYNVLQEISGPVPRRTKLISERMQRRGSMDAALLADFDMYAAAKVGAVEKLDASNVPNYDNILPFLKKAHSVPLIYSAHTIVYRKDLITTPPQSIAELWNPKYKGKIGLSDFLYTSNMAYAAIHNGGTLSDFDGSEKGVAAWKELDAKLLPSTEAVGQALASGDIWITIISAARGYSWSKSGIDLGWVVPEEGAFPAVYEAAVPKNARNPEGGMAYMNALLDPAVQKAFAEKMGYLPTVKNGHISPELEEKIGFSEAEQNRLWQPDFDFILENQTKLLDTWNRVLKG; from the coding sequence ATGGCTAACTTAACCCGTCGTTCTTTTCTAGCTACGGCTGCGGCATTGTCGGCTGTTTCAATGGTGCCCGGAAAATTGATGGCACAAACAAACGATGTTGTTGTCGGGACATGGGGGGGGACCTTTGGCGATTTGCTCAAGGCGAATGTTGACGAAACGGTTATGAAGTCCGCGGGCTATAACGTTCTTCAGGAAATATCCGGTCCGGTTCCCCGTCGTACCAAACTGATTTCCGAACGGATGCAACGTCGCGGCAGCATGGATGCTGCCCTGCTGGCAGATTTTGATATGTACGCCGCCGCCAAGGTGGGCGCTGTCGAGAAACTGGATGCGTCCAACGTTCCCAATTACGACAATATTCTGCCGTTTCTGAAAAAGGCGCATTCGGTGCCATTGATTTATTCGGCACATACGATTGTTTATCGCAAGGACCTGATCACAACCCCGCCGCAATCCATCGCAGAGCTGTGGAACCCGAAATATAAAGGCAAGATCGGCCTGAGCGATTTTCTTTATACGTCCAACATGGCCTATGCGGCGATCCATAATGGCGGCACGCTGTCTGACTTTGACGGCAGTGAAAAGGGTGTTGCCGCCTGGAAAGAGCTGGATGCAAAGCTTTTGCCCTCTACAGAGGCTGTTGGTCAGGCGTTGGCATCGGGCGATATCTGGATCACGATTATTTCGGCGGCCCGTGGGTATAGCTGGTCCAAATCCGGAATTGATCTGGGCTGGGTTGTGCCCGAAGAAGGCGCTTTCCCTGCCGTTTACGAGGCTGCGGTGCCGAAAAATGCCCGCAACCCCGAGGGCGGAATGGCCTATATGAATGCGCTGCTTGATCCTGCAGTACAAAAGGCCTTCGCTGAGAAAATGGGCTATTTGCCGACCGTGAAGAACGGCCATATCAGCCCGGAACTAGAAGAAAAAATCGGCTTTTCCGAAGCCGAACAAAACCGCCTGTGGCAACCCGATTTTGACTTTATTCTGGAAAACCAGACCAAGCTTCTGGATACCTGGAACCGCGTGCTCAAAGGCTGA
- a CDS encoding LysR family transcriptional regulator, producing MSVYTEGEMALPINHKSLEALRAFVETGSVNGASDRLFRTAPQISRLLSALEDEVGFPVLSRRGRRLRLTKEGKEFYQEVERLMLCHDDLNLRADQIRRGKTEHIRILAAPFISHAVINQTLAHIMMRRPDMTAQIDSRVRLDIDVWVTEETFDLGIAPLPIKEGVFNIEPFLELPMVAVMNPSHPLAAQKIVTFDDFSSHQIIATHARSLLGQHLQSLVKRTGKRLNVRVEARNGVIACQMAGLNLGCCLADPFVALSSGVDDLVIRPFEPGGILKYGFLYPAGRNRTEIVDEVATEIRHRTTELARHIFDDDVRLSLRL from the coding sequence GTGAGCGTTTATACTGAGGGGGAAATGGCCTTGCCGATCAATCATAAATCGCTGGAGGCTCTGCGCGCCTTTGTCGAAACCGGCTCTGTCAACGGGGCATCGGATCGCCTTTTTAGAACCGCCCCTCAAATAAGCCGCCTGCTTTCTGCGCTGGAGGACGAGGTTGGTTTTCCCGTGTTATCTCGCCGCGGACGACGGCTTCGGCTCACCAAAGAAGGCAAGGAATTTTATCAGGAAGTAGAAAGGCTTATGCTGTGCCACGATGATCTGAATTTACGCGCAGATCAAATCAGGCGCGGCAAAACCGAACATATTCGCATCCTCGCCGCCCCCTTTATTTCCCATGCCGTCATCAACCAGACCCTAGCGCACATCATGATGCGCCGCCCCGATATGACAGCTCAAATCGACTCTCGTGTGCGCCTTGATATTGATGTTTGGGTGACAGAAGAAACCTTTGATCTCGGCATCGCACCCCTGCCAATTAAAGAGGGTGTTTTTAACATCGAACCCTTTCTGGAATTGCCAATGGTCGCGGTTATGAACCCGTCGCATCCCCTGGCTGCCCAAAAAATCGTCACGTTTGATGATTTTTCCAGCCATCAAATCATTGCGACTCACGCGCGTTCCCTGCTAGGTCAGCATCTTCAGTCGCTTGTCAAAAGAACGGGGAAACGCCTTAATGTCCGTGTCGAGGCACGTAACGGCGTTATCGCCTGTCAGATGGCGGGGCTTAACCTTGGCTGCTGCCTTGCCGATCCTTTTGTCGCCCTGTCTAGCGGCGTTGACGATTTGGTGATCCGGCCCTTTGAGCCCGGTGGCATTTTAAAATACGGGTTTCTGTATCCGGCCGGTCGCAATCGAACCGAAATCGTCGATGAAGTCGCCACCGAAATTCGACACCGTACCACCGAGCTTGCGCGTCATATTTTCGATGACGATGTCCGGTTGTCCTTACGACTATAA
- a CDS encoding ABC transporter ATP-binding protein, translated as MKSLELVNVCKKFGEAVAVTDMSMHILKGELVSLLGPSGCGKTTTLRMVAGFVEPSAGSILINGRDVTNLPPYARNTALVFQSYALFPHMTVAQNVGFGLEMRKVGKAEREEKSIEALKRVRLDHFADRYPRQLSGGQQQRVALARGLVLNPDVFLLDEPLSNLDAKLRGEVRSEIRGLQQSLELTTLMVTHDQEEALTMSDKLVLMEAGRVRQSGTAQDLYEQPADAFVADFVGRSNVVKGRVEDGQFRTADGTVMPTMPGIQADAQYYTLRPEKISLSRDGEGVEGTLRERLYLGAQTEYTVMVGDTSISVVMATPGPDDQRAGLRVGDPVRLDWDVASVRLLTH; from the coding sequence ATGAAATCTTTGGAACTTGTGAATGTCTGCAAGAAATTTGGCGAAGCGGTTGCCGTAACCGATATGAGCATGCACATCCTCAAAGGAGAGCTTGTATCGCTTCTTGGGCCTTCGGGATGCGGCAAGACAACCACATTGCGGATGGTCGCCGGGTTTGTCGAGCCCAGTGCCGGGTCGATCCTGATCAATGGCCGGGATGTTACAAATCTGCCGCCTTATGCACGCAATACGGCACTGGTGTTTCAGTCCTATGCGCTGTTTCCCCACATGACGGTTGCCCAGAATGTTGGTTTTGGCCTGGAAATGCGCAAAGTTGGCAAGGCCGAGCGCGAGGAAAAAAGTATCGAGGCACTCAAACGTGTCAGGCTTGATCACTTTGCAGACCGTTACCCGCGCCAGCTTTCAGGCGGGCAGCAGCAGCGGGTTGCGTTGGCACGCGGGCTTGTTCTGAACCCGGATGTCTTTTTGCTTGATGAGCCACTTTCCAATCTTGATGCCAAATTGCGCGGGGAAGTCCGCAGCGAAATTCGCGGGCTTCAGCAGTCTTTGGAACTGACCACACTGATGGTGACGCATGATCAGGAAGAAGCCCTGACCATGTCTGACAAGCTTGTATTGATGGAAGCCGGTCGTGTACGCCAATCGGGCACGGCACAGGATTTATACGAGCAGCCAGCCGATGCCTTTGTCGCCGATTTTGTCGGGCGGTCAAATGTCGTTAAGGGCCGTGTCGAGGACGGGCAATTCCGGACTGCAGACGGCACCGTTATGCCGACAATGCCCGGGATACAGGCTGATGCGCAATATTACACCTTGCGGCCCGAAAAAATCAGCTTGTCGCGTGACGGCGAGGGGGTCGAAGGCACCCTGCGCGAACGTCTCTATCTTGGGGCGCAAACGGAATACACGGTGATGGTTGGTGACACTTCGATCTCGGTTGTTATGGCAACACCGGGGCCGGATGACCAGCGCGCGGGCTTGCGTGTCGGGGATCCGGTTCGGCTTGACTGGGATGTCGCGTCGGTGCGGCTTCTTACCCACTAA
- a CDS encoding ABC transporter permease, with protein MRLTRLTYRGVIILAYLVMLLPVFLLVLTSFFKDTIITFPPSGFSLEWYANAIDREEFLSGFFVSFKVAALATIIGVPLGMAAALALTRSAIRGKQAITTFLLGPIIVPGIVAGTALYLTFLLAQNQLDMDIVGTLPGLVAAHILLTIPWTVRVATAGLQGLDKSIEEAAANLGARPWTVFVRVTLPMMRPAIVAASMFSFIQSFENLELTLLLVGPGMSTLPIAMLNYLEFQIDPTLAAVATIQVVVIAAMMLITDRYVKLSRIV; from the coding sequence ATGCGGTTGACACGCCTGACCTACCGGGGCGTGATTATTCTCGCCTATCTTGTCATGTTGCTGCCGGTGTTTTTGCTGGTTTTGACATCCTTTTTCAAAGACACCATCATTACGTTTCCGCCTTCGGGCTTTTCGCTGGAATGGTATGCGAACGCAATTGATCGCGAAGAATTTCTGAGCGGATTTTTCGTCAGTTTCAAGGTGGCGGCACTGGCGACCATTATTGGTGTGCCATTGGGGATGGCAGCAGCATTGGCACTTACGCGCAGTGCAATCCGCGGCAAGCAGGCAATCACGACCTTTCTTTTGGGACCTATTATTGTGCCGGGTATTGTGGCGGGCACGGCACTTTATCTTACTTTTCTGCTCGCGCAGAACCAGTTGGATATGGATATTGTCGGTACTTTGCCAGGCCTGGTCGCCGCGCATATCTTGCTGACGATCCCCTGGACCGTGCGGGTTGCTACCGCTGGATTACAGGGACTGGACAAAAGCATAGAAGAGGCCGCCGCCAACCTTGGCGCCCGCCCCTGGACTGTTTTTGTGCGGGTGACGCTGCCGATGATGCGCCCGGCGATTGTCGCCGCCTCGATGTTTTCCTTTATCCAGAGTTTTGAAAACCTTGAACTGACTTTGCTTCTTGTTGGTCCGGGAATGAGCACTCTGCCAATCGCGATGCTGAACTATCTTGAGTTCCAGATCGACCCGACGCTGGCTGCGGTTGCGACCATTCAGGTTGTTGTCATCGCGGCGATGATGTTGATCACCGACCGTTACGTAAAACTCTCCCGCATCGTCTGA
- a CDS encoding ABC transporter permease, translating to MAKLVLPAGLLVLLLLGGPMLLMLRYSFNEYDPLYIMQQAFTFENYAKAVVDPYYQKILVTTITIALTCTVLTTLLAYGPAYWLARMEGRWKSKWTILTMFPLLVGGVVRSAGYIALLSTTGLINATLLGLGIISEPLTLLYTPGAVIFATVGIVLPYMILTLASVIESIPRQVEDAAANLGARPTTAFFRVLVPLSLPGVLAGASLVFILCMNAYATPLLLGGPQFQMMAPVVYEQFAKASNWPFGAALAFILLMVTVILTTVGSSIIAKRYKAG from the coding sequence ATGGCAAAACTTGTTCTTCCGGCGGGACTTCTTGTCCTTCTTCTGTTGGGCGGCCCCATGCTGTTGATGTTGCGGTATTCGTTTAACGAATATGATCCGCTTTACATCATGCAACAGGCATTCACGTTCGAGAATTATGCCAAGGCAGTCGTTGATCCGTACTATCAGAAAATCCTGGTAACGACGATTACCATTGCTCTGACCTGTACGGTGTTAACAACGCTGCTGGCTTATGGCCCTGCCTATTGGCTGGCACGGATGGAAGGCCGCTGGAAGAGCAAATGGACAATCCTGACAATGTTTCCACTGCTTGTGGGCGGTGTGGTGCGTTCGGCAGGATATATTGCGCTGTTAAGCACCACCGGGCTTATAAATGCGACATTGTTGGGACTTGGCATTATTTCCGAGCCCCTGACGTTGCTTTACACGCCCGGTGCCGTGATTTTCGCAACGGTGGGCATCGTTCTGCCTTATATGATCCTGACGCTGGCGTCGGTTATTGAAAGTATCCCGCGCCAGGTTGAAGATGCGGCGGCCAATTTGGGCGCGCGTCCGACAACCGCCTTTTTCCGGGTGCTTGTCCCGCTGTCCCTGCCCGGTGTGCTGGCCGGTGCCTCACTGGTGTTCATTCTTTGCATGAATGCCTATGCAACGCCGTTGTTGCTTGGAGGGCCGCAGTTTCAGATGATGGCACCTGTTGTGTATGAACAGTTCGCCAAGGCGTCAAACTGGCCTTTTGGTGCTGCGCTGGCGTTTATCTTGCTGATGGTGACGGTTATTTTGACGACGGTGGGCAGTTCCATTATCGCAAAGCGTTATAAGGCGGGCTGA
- a CDS encoding CocE/NonD family hydrolase, with translation MTSFPDLQSRIAAYEAKRPVPYTLPESPASLYVTMRDGCRLAVDVYLPQGADPEAKFPALLLFTPYFRRFKLAAGSTEIPNPNTGKFSDYFVPRGYAVIVIDVRGTGASFGTRDGFRSPAERFDSAEVADWVIDQNWSNGVIGATGISYLGAASDFLASTGHPAVKAIAPLFSVWDTYSDNYFPGGMQCVSLTRVYDDLMKGLDLDQRAYLKNYKYYASPDYLGPQPVDEDPSGALVAEAVAEHQANFRQTDFMADLSYREQGLPYDPDYSSASISPYSYCDGVNEDVAILSMSGWMDGAGYANGAISRFLTLNKNPHHLLLGPWDHGARIDVSPWRASETPTFSMLGAVLRFFDTYLMGMDTGLRTEPPVAYFKLHEEAWGEAETWPPKPAQLVLHPDQAGGLGTHSATGTAAYQCVPETGTGFETRYERISGLDSRNYYFDWQGRTGLMLSFDSAPMTEDIALAGHAVLEMTARFDAPDAGLFIYLTEVEADGTERYITEGILRAIFRDEEDAPDNIRINWPFRSYHRDSARPLPLNEAQRIRIPLLPTAWTLAKGSKLRLSITGADKDHFKKVPHGKMANITLELSDTRLVLPLEQETSAT, from the coding sequence ATGACCTCCTTCCCGGACCTGCAAAGCCGAATTGCCGCCTATGAGGCAAAGCGCCCTGTGCCTTACACATTGCCGGAAAGCCCCGCATCCTTGTATGTGACGATGCGCGACGGCTGCCGACTAGCGGTCGATGTTTATTTGCCGCAAGGCGCAGACCCGGAGGCAAAATTTCCTGCGTTGCTGCTTTTTACTCCCTATTTCCGCCGTTTTAAGCTGGCAGCGGGCTCGACAGAGATTCCAAACCCGAATACCGGGAAATTCAGCGATTATTTTGTCCCGCGTGGATATGCGGTGATTGTAATTGATGTGCGCGGTACCGGGGCCAGTTTTGGAACCCGGGACGGGTTTCGTTCCCCGGCAGAGCGTTTTGACAGCGCCGAGGTCGCTGATTGGGTGATCGACCAGAACTGGTCCAATGGTGTTATTGGGGCGACGGGTATTTCCTATCTTGGCGCGGCATCGGATTTTCTGGCATCGACGGGGCATCCGGCGGTAAAGGCCATCGCGCCGTTGTTTTCTGTTTGGGATACATATTCGGATAATTATTTTCCGGGGGGCATGCAGTGCGTTTCGCTGACCCGGGTATATGATGACCTGATGAAGGGGCTCGATCTTGATCAGCGGGCCTATCTCAAGAACTATAAATATTATGCCAGCCCGGATTATCTGGGGCCGCAACCGGTTGACGAGGACCCATCAGGGGCGTTGGTGGCCGAGGCGGTGGCAGAGCACCAGGCCAATTTCCGCCAGACCGATTTCATGGCGGATTTGTCCTATCGCGAGCAGGGCCTGCCTTATGACCCCGATTATTCCAGTGCCTCCATCAGCCCTTATTCCTATTGTGATGGCGTAAATGAGGATGTCGCGATTTTGTCGATGTCTGGCTGGATGGATGGGGCGGGTTATGCCAATGGGGCGATTTCGCGGTTTTTGACGCTGAATAAAAACCCGCATCACCTTTTGCTTGGTCCGTGGGATCATGGTGCCCGTATTGATGTTTCGCCGTGGCGCGCGTCGGAAACCCCGACATTTTCGATGTTGGGGGCCGTTTTGCGGTTTTTTGATACATATCTGATGGGCATGGATACCGGTTTGCGGACCGAGCCACCTGTTGCCTATTTCAAACTGCACGAAGAGGCATGGGGCGAGGCCGAAACCTGGCCACCAAAACCGGCACAGCTTGTTTTGCATCCTGATCAGGCGGGCGGACTTGGCACGCACAGCGCAACCGGGACGGCAGCCTATCAATGTGTGCCAGAAACCGGAACCGGTTTTGAAACCCGTTACGAACGCATATCGGGGCTGGATTCACGGAACTATTATTTTGACTGGCAGGGGCGCACGGGCCTTATGTTGTCGTTCGATAGTGCGCCAATGACGGAAGATATTGCCCTTGCCGGCCATGCGGTGCTTGAGATGACAGCCCGTTTTGATGCACCGGATGCGGGGCTTTTCATTTATTTGACCGAAGTGGAAGCCGACGGAACGGAGCGTTACATCACCGAAGGTATTTTGCGGGCGATTTTCCGTGATGAAGAGGACGCACCGGATAATATTCGCATTAATTGGCCGTTTCGCAGCTATCACCGGGACAGTGCGCGCCCCTTGCCATTGAACGAGGCACAGCGCATTCGCATTCCGCTATTGCCGACGGCCTGGACCTTGGCGAAAGGCAGTAAATTGCGCCTTTCAATTACCGGGGCGGATAAGGATCACTTTAAAAAAGTGCCCCACGGCAAAATGGCAAATATCACGCTTGAATTGTCGGACACCCGGCTTGTGTTGCCGCTGGAACAGGAGACATCTGCAACATGA
- the uvrB gene encoding excinuclease ABC subunit UvrB yields MNALPEFLTKRRPPVEGSRKFKLVTEYEPSGDQPQAIAELYDGIEQGERDQVLLGVTGSGKTFTIANIIAKTQRPALVLAPNKTLAAQLYSEMKSFFPENAVEYFVSYYDYYQPEAYVARTDTYIEKDSSINEQIDRMRHAATRAILERNDCIIVASVSCIYGIGAVETYLEMTQRIAVGDEVDRNDIMKRLVELQYTRNDAAFTRGTFRVRGDVLEIFPAHSEDRAWRVSMFGDEIEELAEFDPLTGHKYASMDSVTVYANSHHVTPRPTLVQAMHGIKQELKDRLAQFQQEGKLLAAERIEQRTTFDLEMMETVGHCKGIENYSRWLSGRNPGEPPPTLFEYLPENALLFVDESHVAVPQIGGMFKGDYNRKFTLAEHGFRLPSCVDNRPLKFDEWDAMRPQSVFVSATPGPWEINQTGGVFAEQVIRPTGLIDPVCIIRPVETQVDDLLAEAKECAQKSQRVLVTTLTKRMAEDLTEYLHENGVRVRYLHSDIDTLERIEIIRDLRLGVFDVLVGINLLREGLDIPECALVAILDADKEGFLRSKTSLVQTIGRAARNLDGRVILYADKMTDSLEYAIGETNRRREKQVAYNEEHGITPASIRSRIHDVIESVAEHDYVTVDTGVSGDVMIGHNLRAHIEELEKRMREAAGNLEFEEAARLRDEVKRLENQELGLAEAGPMARDITPKDGSAGPGSKSANKPKYKGRRRKGP; encoded by the coding sequence ATGAATGCGCTGCCAGAATTTTTGACCAAACGCCGCCCGCCGGTTGAAGGATCGCGGAAGTTTAAGCTGGTGACGGAATATGAGCCGTCGGGCGACCAGCCGCAGGCGATTGCCGAGCTGTATGACGGCATCGAGCAGGGCGAGCGTGACCAGGTTTTGCTGGGTGTGACCGGGTCGGGCAAGACATTTACCATTGCCAATATCATTGCCAAAACCCAGCGCCCGGCCCTGGTGCTGGCGCCGAATAAAACCCTGGCCGCCCAGCTTTATTCCGAGATGAAAAGCTTCTTCCCGGAAAATGCGGTGGAATATTTCGTTTCCTATTACGACTATTACCAGCCCGAAGCCTATGTGGCGCGGACCGACACCTATATTGAAAAAGACAGTTCGATCAATGAACAGATCGACCGGATGCGCCATGCTGCCACGCGCGCCATTCTAGAGCGCAATGACTGTATCATCGTGGCATCGGTGTCGTGCATTTACGGTATTGGCGCGGTGGAAACCTACCTTGAGATGACACAGCGCATTGCGGTGGGCGATGAAGTTGACCGCAACGACATTATGAAACGTCTGGTCGAGCTGCAATATACCCGCAATGATGCTGCCTTTACCCGTGGCACCTTTCGCGTGCGCGGGGATGTTTTGGAAATTTTCCCGGCCCACTCCGAAGACCGCGCCTGGCGGGTATCGATGTTTGGCGACGAGATCGAGGAACTGGCCGAATTTGACCCGCTGACCGGGCATAAATATGCCAGCATGGATTCGGTCACGGTTTATGCCAATTCCCACCATGTGACACCACGTCCGACCCTGGTGCAGGCGATGCACGGCATTAAACAGGAATTAAAGGACCGGCTGGCGCAATTTCAGCAGGAAGGCAAATTGCTGGCCGCCGAACGGATTGAACAGCGCACCACCTTTGATTTGGAAATGATGGAAACGGTGGGTCACTGCAAGGGCATTGAAAACTATTCCCGCTGGCTTTCGGGCCGTAATCCCGGTGAACCGCCGCCGACTTTGTTTGAATATCTGCCTGAAAATGCCCTGTTATTTGTCGATGAAAGCCACGTTGCCGTGCCGCAGATCGGCGGCATGTTCAAGGGTGACTATAATCGCAAATTCACGCTGGCTGAACATGGCTTTCGCCTGCCTAGCTGTGTCGACAACCGGCCGCTGAAATTTGACGAATGGGACGCGATGCGCCCGCAAAGCGTGTTTGTATCGGCCACACCGGGCCCGTGGGAAATTAACCAGACCGGTGGCGTTTTTGCCGAACAGGTTATTCGTCCGACTGGCCTGATCGACCCGGTTTGTATCATTCGCCCGGTCGAAACCCAGGTTGATGATTTGCTGGCCGAAGCGAAGGAATGTGCGCAGAAAAGCCAGCGTGTTTTGGTGACAACCCTGACCAAGCGCATGGCCGAGGATTTGACCGAATATCTGCACGAAAATGGCGTGCGGGTGCGCTATTTGCATTCCGATATTGATACATTGGAGCGCATCGAGATCATCCGTGATTTGCGCCTTGGCGTGTTTGACGTGCTGGTGGGGATTAACCTTCTGCGGGAGGGGCTGGATATTCCCGAATGTGCGCTGGTGGCGATTTTGGATGCGGATAAGGAAGGCTTTTTGCGCTCCAAAACATCGCTGGTGCAGACGATTGGCCGGGCCGCGCGTAACCTGGATGGCCGGGTGATTTTATATGCCGATAAAATGACCGACAGCCTGGAATATGCGATTGGGGAAACCAACCGGCGCCGTGAAAAGCAGGTTGCCTATAACGAGGAACATGGCATTACCCCGGCCTCAATCCGCAGTCGTATCCATGATGTGATCGAAAGTGTGGCCGAGCATGATTATGTTACGGTCGATACCGGTGTTTCGGGCGATGTGATGATTGGGCATAATTTGCGTGCCCATATCGAGGAGCTTGAAAAGCGCATGCGCGAAGCTGCGGGCAACCTTGAATTCGAGGAAGCCGCCCGCCTGCGTGATGAAGTCAAACGCCTGGAAAATCAGGAACTGGGCCTTGCCGAGGCCGGGCCGATGGCGCGTGATATCACGCCCAAAGATGGCAGCGCCGGGCCGGGCTCCAAATCGGCCAACAAGCCGAAATACAAGGGGCGGCGGCGTAAAGGCCCATAA